One Elaeis guineensis isolate ETL-2024a chromosome 10, EG11, whole genome shotgun sequence genomic window carries:
- the LOC105052882 gene encoding LOW QUALITY PROTEIN: protein RGF1 INDUCIBLE TRANSCRIPTION FACTOR 1 (The sequence of the model RefSeq protein was modified relative to this genomic sequence to represent the inferred CDS: inserted 1 base in 1 codon), with product MGFLGLGFDREMGVWEQVGPIIRRGNEDTPPPWLRPLLKASFFISCEVHGDSNKSECNMYCLDCMGRALCSYCLANHKDHHVVQIRRSSYHNVIRVTEVSKFIDISCVQTYIINSAKIVFLNERPQPRPGKGVTNTCEICCRSLLDSFRFCSLGCKLGGMKRDPELTFTLRPKLSREMLHGSESDESSTPRKLRKTQAFSRAIEVPSXPSDDEAGNATSSISPGTPPIISYRTSRRKGIPHRAPF from the exons ATGGGATTTTTGGGGCTGGGTTTTGATCGGGAGATGGGGGTCTGGGAGCAGGTGGGTCCTATCATACGGCGGGGGAATGAAGACACTCCTCCGCCATGGCTGAGGCCTCTTCTGAAGGCGAGTTTCTTCATTTCGTGTGAGGTTCATGGCGATTCCAACAAGAGCGAATGCAATATGTACTGCTTGGATTGCATGGGGCGAGCTCTCTGTTCCTATTGCCTGGCCAACCACAAGGACCACCATGTTGTCCAG ATTCGGAGGTCCTCGTATCACAATGTGATCAGGGTGACTGAGGTGTCGAAGTTTATCGACATTTCCTGCGTCCAGACCTACATTATAAACAGCGCCAAAATCGTCTTCCTGAACGAAAGGCCGCAGCCGAGGCCCGGGAAGGGGGTGACCAACACCTGCGAGATTTGCTGCCGGAGCCTCCTGGATTCCTTTCGGTTCTGCTCCCTGGGTTGCAAG cTTGGAGGCATGAAGAGAGACCCAGAGCTGACCTTCACCCTGCGTCCCAAACTGAGCCGGGAAATGCtccatggatcagagtcagacgaGTCATCGACCCCTCGGAAGCTCCGAAAAACTCAGGCCTTCAGTCGAGCCATCGAAGTCCCAT AACCATCGGATGATGAGGCCGGCAATGCTACCAGCAGCATCTCTCCGGGGACCCCTCCCATCATCAGCTACCGGACTTCCAGAAGAAAGGGTATTCCCCACCGGGCTCCATTCTAA